Proteins co-encoded in one Salvia splendens isolate huo1 chromosome 4, SspV2, whole genome shotgun sequence genomic window:
- the LOC121799014 gene encoding uncharacterized protein LOC121799014 isoform X1, which yields MGRAQRRHIFIALGFLLLVGIAIHLRLWAIHRRISSNDSQLLRQQFDLANREAMDESAEWRRRFDLEFDKAAKCSTELEQMKKATGEKTKVLNKKMEMLQKENVDLLERVESLKQELESEKLKCSLHNM from the exons ATGGGGAGGGCTCAGCGGCGCCATATATTCATAGCTCTAGGGTTCCTTTTGCTTGTGGGAATCGCCATTCACTTACGCCTTTGGGCTATCCATCGGAGAATCTCTTCCAACGATTCCCAGCTTTTGAG ACAACAATTTGATCTTGCTAACAGAGAAGCTATGGATGAATCTGCAGAGTGGAGAAGAAGgtttgatttggagtttgaTAAGGCTGCCAAGTGCTCTACGGAACTCGAACAA ATGAAGAAGGCCACTGGAGAAAAAACAAAGGTCCTGAACAAGAAAATGGAAATGTTGCAAAAG GAAAATGTGGATTTGCTCGAGCGAGTGGAGTCGTTGAAGCAAGAGCTTGAATCGGAGAAACTAAAATGCAGCCTGCACAACATGTGA
- the LOC121799014 gene encoding uncharacterized protein LOC121799014 isoform X2, producing MGRAQRRHIFIALGFLLLVGIAIHLRLWAIHRRISSNDSQLLREAMDESAEWRRRFDLEFDKAAKCSTELEQMKKATGEKTKVLNKKMEMLQKENVDLLERVESLKQELESEKLKCSLHNM from the exons ATGGGGAGGGCTCAGCGGCGCCATATATTCATAGCTCTAGGGTTCCTTTTGCTTGTGGGAATCGCCATTCACTTACGCCTTTGGGCTATCCATCGGAGAATCTCTTCCAACGATTCCCAGCTTTTGAG AGAAGCTATGGATGAATCTGCAGAGTGGAGAAGAAGgtttgatttggagtttgaTAAGGCTGCCAAGTGCTCTACGGAACTCGAACAA ATGAAGAAGGCCACTGGAGAAAAAACAAAGGTCCTGAACAAGAAAATGGAAATGTTGCAAAAG GAAAATGTGGATTTGCTCGAGCGAGTGGAGTCGTTGAAGCAAGAGCTTGAATCGGAGAAACTAAAATGCAGCCTGCACAACATGTGA